The Ascidiaceihabitans donghaensis genome includes the window CGGGCGGCACCGCGGTTGAGATAACAGAATTGCACCCGCCGCTGGTGTTGCCGCAAACTGTGCATTCCTTTGTGGTGCGCCGTTTGGCGGATCAAGCGCCATGGGTGATCGGACGCGCGGGCATGCACTACCGTGATTTGATCCCCGACCGATTGGGCGGCTCTATCATTGCGTCGCATATTCGTATTCCTGATGGAGGTCCGGTGCCGGACATGGTGCACTACCATACGGTCGGTTTTCAGTTAATTTTCTGTTACCGCGGATGGGTGGATCTTGTGTACGAAGACCAAGGTGAACCGTTTCGGTTACATGCCGGCAATTGTGTGATCCAGCCCCCTGAAATCCGTCACCGTGTTTTGTTTGCGTCCGATAACATCGAAGTGATCGAAATTGGTGTGCCCGCCGAACACGTCACAAGCATCGACCATGAGATGGAATTGCCCAACGGTCCGGCCAATCCGACCCGTGTGTTTCAGGGGCAACGGTTTGTGCATCACAAAGCGGAAGATGCCACATGGGCACCGTTTCGTGTTCCGGGACTTCAAAGCCGAGACACTGAAATTGCCGATCATACCCAAGGGGTTGCGGGCGTTCATGTGGTGCGTTTGGCGACGGGCGATGTTCCATGGTCCCACCACGCCAGCGACATTTTGTTCACCTTTGTCATGGAAGGACGCGTGACGCTGGAAGGCGAAGGGCGCGATCCGTACATGTTGGAGCCGGGGGACGCGTTTGTCGTGCCGCCGGGCATGCGCACGCGCCTTGTGGATGCGTCAGACGATCTGGAGCTGCTTGAAGTGTCATTGCCGGGTGTTTTTTCGACGACCGTAGGATAATGGCAAAACCGGTGCAGTCAATTGCCTGACGCCTTGGGGATTTGCGCAATTCAAGCAGGCGTCCTCTTGCAAATCGGATGCCATAGGCACATGAATACGGATCAATGGTTTTGGGCGCACTGGGGGTGAAGATGTCGTTAAGGGAAGCTGCAAAAGCTGTTCGGCTGAACGCACACGCGCCTTATTCGCAATTCAAGGTCGGGGCCGCA containing:
- a CDS encoding cupin domain-containing protein, with the protein product MTMIHAELCLPTTDLRGDIAFFTKSLGMQMDMIYPADDPSVAVFSGHGVAVRLDAGLTASAGRMMIRTDDVAGFAAGETQLTSPGGTAVEITELHPPLVLPQTVHSFVVRRLADQAPWVIGRAGMHYRDLIPDRLGGSIIASHIRIPDGGPVPDMVHYHTVGFQLIFCYRGWVDLVYEDQGEPFRLHAGNCVIQPPEIRHRVLFASDNIEVIEIGVPAEHVTSIDHEMELPNGPANPTRVFQGQRFVHHKAEDATWAPFRVPGLQSRDTEIADHTQGVAGVHVVRLATGDVPWSHHASDILFTFVMEGRVTLEGEGRDPYMLEPGDAFVVPPGMRTRLVDASDDLELLEVSLPGVFSTTVG